The genomic stretch GTCCCGACGGATCCAATAACCAAATATCAAACAAGTATCTCATGTTTCTTTTTAGACCCCGTGTaatgtaataataaaaaaattcaatttaGACTAGAATTTAAGTTCTATCAAAAAAAGAgcaaaaactaaaaaaaatgacaaaaaaaagaaaagtatTTTAGAACTTAACCCCTTGTAGTCagtttttcatatattattttttttttgtaaccaATGGAAgtctaaaagaaaaagaaacgtggtcaGACTTCGTTAGATGATTGATTGtacaaataaaatattttaaaagaATGATATCTTGATTCGATCACGAATTctataataaaatattttaaaagaATGATATCTTGATTCATAAGATTATCACACACACTGACACTATTTGGGTGAAGTGGGTGAAGGCATACATTCTCAAGGATGTGGACATATGGAGTTTCCATCTCACGGCTGCTTACTCCTGGTTTTGGGGTAGCATCATTAAGTGTAGAGATCTCCTGGTTCAACTCCTTGGCAGCCCTGTCAATGCTCACCATTTCCTCTTGTCTCCTGCCTACAAAAACAGTTTCTATGAGATGATTAGGGCCAAGGGGATGCACTTCCCTCAGAGTAGGGTCATTTGGGACTCTTTTTGCTACCTTAAGCACAGCTTCATTGGGAATTTGGCTACACAGCGGAGACTACCAACTGTGGACAACTTGTGCAGTAGAGGGTTGTTCATGGTCAATAGATGTGTCCTCTGTGAAAGCTCCCTGGAATCACATCCTCATCTCTTCTTTGAATGCTCTTTCTCTTCTACTGTTTGGCATACTGTTGCTCTTTGGCTCAGGGCCACTCCCTGTGTCTCTCTTCCTCATATTTTCCACTGGTTTAAAGCCCATAACCGTGGGCAGTCTGCTGAAGAAACAACGTAGGTGTGCCTTAATGTGTGCTATATATCTTCTCTGGAGGGAACGAAATAAGCGCATATTCACAGGTGCTAAGGCTGCTCCACTAACTCTCATTCGCAAAATCCAGTTTTTGGTCTCTCTTAGATTCTCTCATGGCTAAAGAGTGTTGTAGTAGATTCTTTTACTTTGGTTGTTAATGTTGTCTTAGGTGGCCTCACTGGCTCCCTTGTAGGTATCTAGGATCTTGTACTTGAAATATTTCCTATGTTTAATATATTGATCCTAATTTTccagcaaaaaaaaaataaaaataataataataataataataataataataataataataataataataataataataataataataataataataataataataataataataataataataataataataataataataataataataataataataataataataacaataataacaataataataataataataattataataatactaataataataataataataataataataataataataataataataataataataataataataataataatatggggaTGACCGATTTTGTGCGCaggcgggttgtcgctgatgctgctcagcgtaagtgtgctaagtatggggatttatgcgcggcagctggttatggtttccttcccttctctttctcttcgcttggagagctgggttcggatgctgttgccttgttcaagcggatccagaaattctcggtatcttaggatgcgggggctcggctggccgcttatattttgactagacttagctttgctgttgctaagggggtggggccaagattgtctctcggctccctaccaatttcatgtaaacttttatttttctatctatgacagctgcgcgcatccttttttttttaataaataataataataataataataataataataataataataataataataataataataataataataataataataataataataataataataataataataataataataataataataataataataataataataataataatagtaatagtaatagttgtaataataatactaataataataataataataataataataataataataataataataataataataataataataataataataataataataattaactcGAGACGGTAGTAATTGTGACGGTTGCCAGAAACTTACACCCAACTTATATACTCCACCCTACCTTATCCACCCACCCTTATCCACTCACAAAATCTCATAAAATCCACATAAAAAATAAGggagaagagagaaagaggagaTTATGAGATCTCGTCCCTCCGCCCCGAGTTCGTAAGGTAAGACTGTCTCACTAGCTCACATATTATTTTATTTGACCCACTTCGACCTTGACCACCCAAGACCGCCGTTGACCCACCGTTGACTACCCAATACGGGTTTGACCGAGTTTTATAAGGGTGTTGTAGTTgttgtgtgaccgtcttaagacggatttttaacCCTCTTACCATGACTGACTTGGGTTGGTTTTGGGGTGGTTGTGTTGAGGGTAGTGAGGAGAAGCtagtggtggtcttgggtggtggtttgggtggttgtaggtggcgggaTCGAGGGCCAAAGGGTGGTTGTACGGcatgtttgttgttgttattgttgttcttcgtTGTTGCTAGTGTCGTTGGTGTTGCTGGTGGTTGTCGATAGTGGCTAGTGTCGACTAAGGCTAAGGGACACGGTGGGGGTGATGGCGTGGTCGTCCGTGGCTGGTGGTGGCCACGGTGGGTGCGTTtgtgtggtggtgttgttgttcgtgtgttgttgttgttgttgttgttgtatggtgTTCGTATTTGTAGTTCTGCTGCTGGTCGTGGCCCACCGTGGCTGGTGGTGATGGCCACTATGGCTGCAGCAGAAGGTGGTGATTTAAAGGGGTGGCTGGCCGTGGAGGTGGAGTTTCTATGGGTTGTTTTGAGCGGGTTTTTGGGTAGcgtaattaagacgggttttaattaattgaattcgtattttaattagtttagtttagttagtaattatatttaattatcgtaattaGGTGCCGACTTTATGGAGGAGCATATTTGTATCCGGTTGCTTTATTGTTTAGcaggatttgctaaaaggtaggttaatcctactcagttttaatatatGTTTGAATGGTTAACTGAGTCGTATTTTAatggtcattgcattataacatgatattggttaattGCATTGAATGGGTCGGTAACTGGCATGTTAtatggtatcttgcatttattgtacTGTTGTAGATATCCAGTATCTGtcgaatccccaacaaacacccgatgattatcggactacaacatgcttaggaatcgcagcgtttaatcgacagttttgtataactatacgtcggaaaactcaaaacgatttcaaaaacaaaacattttcaaaacttttcaaaagtatctggagtgttttatgcacgacgacggggtcgcaatgactctaactagagtcaaaaccgacacgggccaaaaaccgactcaaaaattcaaatcccgactccaacaacgagtcaaaccgaatcaaacacaaaaaacaaacatcagaAAACTTCCTTGTTAAGTATACCCGGTATACTTGAATGATCAAGTACtacaatcatgccatccaaaacctaatatagaacaaatcatgatttcaattgcgtgatagtgacaagatagctcgaagacccgcgaaatggctcgcgcttcttcgagtagcccatgcggacacttcgctcaaaacgcacacaaccactcaatcttctataaatacccctctaaTGCCACCATTTAAAGGAACGCctgtgtccgccccctcatttctcccataaaattctagactcgacttcttaagtcacaaaccgacacgtattttcgacctaccgatcgaaaatacaagccttacacattgtttggtaccgtcatcatgcattaaatcacttgtccgaccacttcgATCAACTAAACAATCACTAAAATAaacaaacactctttacattgctaaaacggttttcaaccgagttttccgacctaacaagttgttacactttcgtggatttctcgtctcaaacctagaatgtaagtatgagggtgtaataatcctcttctttcatgtctttttatctgtttttatgaccttaacatgttAAAACAtacataacatggtccaaaatacggatcgaatgagccaaagcCGAGTTTTGACCAGAAACAAAAGGCCCTAGTCACCACTAGGTACCTCGCACCTCAATGgagtgtccaggtcagaactcaaaccttttttttttattaggtaagaaaacAAACGTGTTTgatttcattcttttcatttttcatttcattttacaaccggtttttaccgtttcaaatcaattttatgataaactttttaaccataaaacattttcacccttggttccttataccatgacggtttaaacccgagtacgatgataaacattgactaattacagacaaatgaacttaatacaattagttcacaatcatttttcaaaactattcatgtcaagcttgcaaaaccaaactggacatcgaatatcgtcaatacaatgGTGATTATTCAACTCTCGTTCCTCACATTAATACAAAAGCGGTCTATACGATATTTTCAAACAAatacgggttcaaatacccttttacaaaccGTTTTACAAACGTTTTCAACAGTCAGAAGACGTCCCTTTGGATAGTCAActgcctcgcgcctaaacaggccaactgttttccagttttcaaaccaggTCAGGTCCCTTTGCATCGTCTgatagctcgcgcctcaataggctgcctgatgcaggtcctgtttcctttccagcacttgtctaggacaatcccaacatcggttaacccgaatacaggacggatcagatgacaaacctgcccttttactttgtatttgcaaaacgcctttctaagacaaatggatcacgttatgcaccatgaacctaactcggtaaatggatgtttaatttttgtCTTGGATGCAAATCAactttaaatccaacttgacatcaattacttgatatttggataaacaaccgacatagaaagctcacatgttaggtttaaacttgtggatgcgcattcatgcatttacccgttttatcaacttttgcatttaaccaaccaagatcgatcagtagaagccgctaccgcgggcgggattgagtgtccgattaaagggcttcccaatacgtaccttcacctcttactcagaaactttggatagtggacgaccttatccacggcgaacgagagtcattctagagataagatgctaaagagagACGACTTCTTAtcattagtacctatgtcaaacaccgcttttgccttggttgacctaggtataaagtggattcgaacgcgTTCCacgcatcccacaaatgcttggtggcgactccgaacatctcttgcatcgtttcgagacacttgccgagacgaaaccgaccgatctaaaacgatccggtcgaaagcatttttacgccaccgagcgtggctttcacaCTGCTGCtgcgtccacagatcggctgggcgtcgcaggtggcccatgtccacaagtgTCTTATATTTCGGAGGACTTAGTGgattacttgttgttatggagacgtaagacggttgggagaccgtcttacgctcgagtcgcctcttggagcttcccactccaagagagatgtgcacattaatggcttgagttacggagggactcgtgtggttgagacacggcgTCTAACAGAGGATCCAATTGGCTTCTGGACCCGGTActtctgggcgtgtcccggtacctgtttgtggttgttggtatgtctgggcgtgtcccggtaccagtgtggttgtcggtatgtctgggcgtgtcccggtaccgtggtggtggttgtttgatagcatgtcattcatatcatagtcatatCGCATATTCACACACTCGTGTCATGTCAcgctttatttattgaaactgacgtgttgtccgtctgtgtaattgtcacctattttcaaggtgacctgtgtcgatccatatgatatttccgatcatatggggagcaggttgagtacgggtttgcttgttgacgtgatcgggattcggGCCGCGCTACTGACTTTGGAGTCGAGTAGCTAGTCACTAGGTGGATGACAAAGccatagacgagttgtatttcatttactcattagtttatgtttgtaataactaaacttgttatttatttaatgaagtttcttaattgtaattccgatttcactacctcgggaaaccgagacgataacatttcctaattactttggccgggtaagaagggggtatAACAACCAGACACCAatcttttccatttttttttatcacaacCTTCCATTACACATCTCCTCACCCAACATCGTCATAATCATCTCTCTCCATAAATCACTATATATCCCAAATTACTATAATTTTCACATCCCCTATTTCAACTTTTCTTTCTCACATTCCTCGAATTTACATTACCACTTTCATCATCACTCGACCATATACGGTCATCACTACACCACTTAAGCCAACAACTAATTCACTCACCATAGCTCACAGAATGTGCTCCTTATCTCAATAACCCGTCAACTTCACTTattctttccactatccatcacaatcacgtgtactcatgtcctccctaccaaacacatatccttcataagctaatattctccacatcatagtatctggtaacttacgtatcaagaccgtcacatatgtaaaataatgctttaagacccaagacattgtgcacataacctacgactcaaaacaaatataagaacaTAGccgccgactcaaaacaaccgcccaaagaggtactcggttgagtacatgACGTACTCGGTAGACGATTGAGTAACTATACAACTCGGCCGAGTTCTCGACTCCAGAAGCTGACCCAAattatcacagaaagattactTGGTCGAATACGGGTTACTCGGCCGAATTCGcaagttactcggccgagttggacctactcgaccgagttcctgCACAGTTCTCgcaacgtccagttttcgtaaaacagtcgtatctcactcgtttcttggtcgttttgggcgtgtaacctatcgttagaatcgtaagaggacacgttatcacctctaattggaatcacatcaatatcattccTAAAACTCAACTTACGAACATATGAAGTCAGTCTTCCCAAAATCGGACTTACAAATCAATCTTTCTcatccaaacaacttaaacaatgACAACGCAGACAATAACAATTCAATACCTCTAAAACCAGTATACTAGATGAGCTCTTATCATACCAACATGTAAATCAAACACAACATACAATATACATGCATGCTATAAGTCATGTTCACCTTTATGCCATATCACATCATATCCTTCATCCTTTCCATATCAAATAAACTTTTCAAGCCAACAATCACATTCACTCTATCACGCAACAACAACGCATTGCACATAACGAATCCCAAGACATCCTCGTAGTGACCGGCTCGAAATTGTAAGGGCAATTTGCGGTTTTAGGATGTCTCCcaaacctttgcggtagctccaaacaactcctacccgggttcattttaattagactccttatgttcattttgttcattggttttaggttccaaaatcgtgctctgataccactttgtaacacctccatacaccaaagtgccttaccaagaccaccctagcatatcaaggtgctaccatcttggttgcccgaggtaaagtatatcaaatagatcaTCCAAGAACGTTTATTAAAAGATAAAACTGTTTAAACAAGATACAACTGAAGTTAACCAAAACTGTTTACAACCAAAACTATCAAAAGTACTGATGTATAAACTGTCAGCGGGAGCTAGCTAAACGATCGGTGATGACTCGACCCCTATCCAAACCCGCAAGCTATCCACAACCGTACCTGCTCAatcaactactcaccatccccaaTGGATCGCCATAGTTTTGAAAACattaacggggtcagtcaactgtataATCAAGATAAGAATTCACAACACTACGATACAATCAATTCAATGCCAATACCAATCTCCAACTCCATTATCAATCAATAACTGACTAAACActcaagtgtgtagtcctgccagattacccatcgcaacaggtaatcctcaccgccagtgagggaccgcagtcgttcccacctaagccccgctcatcgctaCGAGCGAAAATctaagttcattaatgtgcacatctcccttgtgacgggaaccataaggggcaaatcaagggcgtgaagcaattctcgatgatgactccactcagccgaggacgcacctcgtgaACCACAAACACATCAAACAACCAAGCCAAATCATCCAAAATCATaatcacaataataataatactaatcatgccaatacatcGATCAttatcatcttaaatcaattaaacaggcaactgagtagggaaaaccctaccttattatGAATCTGAAATCACAAGTAATCAGCGGAAGCTAGAactgttcctctacgaatccttcacctaGCAATAATCACAATCACACCATATGTCACAAACATACCAAATTACCCCCTTTTCCCCAAATTAACAATTAggacaaaaccctaaaagacgATATTTTAACTGATTACGAAGCACTAGAGTCTTACCAACGAAATTGGGACAAAAGACGGAAGTGTAGACTCGCGATCGATCAATTAGCtttgagagtgattagggtgattagagagatgATGAACGTCGTTTGATTTTGTAAAAGTGATTGTAAACTGTTAAAACATAATTtgtaatctctaatcaccttaatcaaaaccgcggaaattattctcgtcagaccggatactcggtcgagtaccgagggtactcggccgagtatctcactAGGGTACTTGGCCGAGTTtctcactactcgaccgagtgttcctggacagtaacctgaccagaaaacacacgacacccTAATCGACCGAGTTAGCCATATTTAGCCGAGTAGACTAGACTCAAAAAATCGTGGTATTACAGAGCAATTGATAGAATACGTTCTTAGTTAGATGAAACCATCATAACAAGAACATACAAGCATAACCTTTCCCTAAAGGTGCAAACTTTAACCAAAGCATGCAACAAAAGAGGGTGTTTCTACTAATTTCAAGCAATATTAGACCAACAAGCTTAGAATATGCAATAGTTCAACAATTGTATGTAAGGATGATCAATTCTAACACACAACAATTTAACATAAACATTGAGAACAAAGGAAATACTTTAATTAAAACAAAGGAAAGGTTTAGAGGTTCTTACAAAGTTTAGAGATGACAAAGTGAATGAATTACACCAAGCAACCcaaattttgtggaaagattaacataaaccaaggaaagattaagtctttTATTACTACAAGATTAGGATAAAGCATGAGATAAAATGTTCTTCAAAAGTTTGGGGTATATATAGTGCTGCACTAGAATCTAGGTTAAGTATTAAACAAAGCCCAATTGCGAAGAATTAGGCCTGTGTTCTCTGTAAAATGCGCAGGCTGCGCCGTGAGGCGCAGACTGAACTTTGCTCTGGTGCTTTCTCCTCCAAAACCCGACCTCAATCTTCATTTCTAGTACTCCTTTCTTCACTTTAGGGGAACTTGGGTTTTTCTCCTTTAGTTGACTTGTGCAAAATAGTTTCTCCTCCTCAACTTATTATCAAAACTTGCTTGGGACGTAAATGCCAACCAAACATGCCCAATTAACCTAAGTGATACCCAACTTTGATTGGCCGAGAAATACAAAGATTAGTGCTCAAAACCGGCTTATTAGTGCAAATACACCACCTAAAAGACTCGATTAACTTGACACATTATGACACTATCACCAACACATCCCACATTTTCACCCATTGAATGACTCGACAACCAAAAATTCATATTGTTTCGTTACTCGGAGTCAACATCCACTCCTGCTAGCCTCCCTCACTTAGCCACGACGCTCCAAATCATGCCAAAGGCATTAACATTTTGTCATAAATTAACCGAGACTAACATTTGGAGTTTGGACACATACTTGATAACCAAGTCTGAGCAACTTAGATGGCCAATGTTGGATAATCACGGACCTTGAATCCTCGATATAGTAAACGTAAAGTAATTGCCAGCAACAGCTACAACTAAGAGTCTGAGGCGGCAGGCAAAAGAACACAAGCCATATTAAGAAAGACATGCTGCTAAACCTTGTTAATTAGACAACCCAGTGGAACAAACAACAATTGAAGgattcatggtttcatgttcccTACACAAATTTGCATTCAAGTGTCTCTTGAACTCAGTGAATCAAGTACCTAGACCAGGACGGGGTGTAAATACTACTAACCTGGGCATCCTCTCATCCAAGGTCTAGCTAGCTTATCAATTAGCTAGGGCGACCCGCCAACAAATGTACAGCTTTACAAGATACTACACAAAATCAACACTAGCACTCAATTTAGACTAATCAAAACTTGAAGAGCGGCTCCATCTCCCGTTCAGATAATCTTCTAATGATATATTGGGCTCGGTGCTACTTACAGAGGCCGAGTCATCTGCTTCTATACCGAGCAGAGCTAAGTTTAGATGGGATTGGATATCAATTGGTGATGTCTCCACATCCAATGCATCAAAATCTACAGGGTACTTGTTTAAGTGCTGCTTTGCCCAGTTTATTACTTCAATATCGCCTTGGAGTAGTTTTAAAACCTGGAAATCACACACATGTTGTTATATGTTAGATGCATACAAGAGGGGACAAATTAAATGGAAAAATAACAGTGAGTATGACTCGACTAACATTGCCTATCCGAGGCCTCAATTGAGGTTCACGTCTTATGCAAAGGGTGGCAGCCAGCACCATTCTTTCGATGCGTTCATGATCATGGTCACTGCTGTCCAATCTGGGATCTAATAGATGAGACTGCTTCTCCTCTTTTAGTATCAAGTTTGCCTGGTTATTCATGAATACATTAGCATGCACTTCACGATTCATTTTTGGAAAAGTAGTGTTGTGGTTTTCAGTGAGTTTTGTAGGAGACGGTCTTACGTGTAAGAATAACCCAAACCTTATATATTCCCCATTTAATTATAGGGTGAATGGGTCAATCTCACATGTAAGACAAGTTTCTGTGTGGAGTATGTTTTAGATTGGTTAATTTTCATGATAGTGAGACAAGATAAGATACATACCCACATAACTAAACTTTCTTTTCCCTTTGGTTGACTGCTATCAATAGGCTTTCTTCCTGAAAGAAGTTCAAGAAGTACAACACCAAATGCATATATGTCAACCTTGTCGGTCACTTTCCCGTGCATGAAGTATTCTGGTGCAAGGTACCTACCACATAAAAGTCAGCAGATAAGGAATTAAGCCAATATGTTTCTTTTAATATAGGAACCAGTAATTGTCCTaaaaactactccctccgtcccggtcaattgttgtccttgggTTTTGGCACAAataccaaggaaagaggagagagtcaattataagatgacaagtggaccaaattgagtgtgaatgatcaaattgctcatcaaatgcaatcctaaaataaaaaggacaacaattgactgagacaccttaaaatggaataggacaacaaatgaccggaacggagggagtaataagCTAAAGGATATAATCGTGCTTCACAGCCACGCAGCAAGCAAAATGTGCTAAATCATTTCATAAAGCTGCAAGATTAAATGTCCGTGAAGTTTTTATATGATGTTATTCACCCAAAGGTTCCAGCAACATCGGTGGAGACGAAGTGAGATGACACAATTGAAACCCGTGTGGCAAGTCCAAAATCTGCCAGCTTAAATGCAAAAAATATAAAGCGGGTTAGCAACTTTCTCAATACAATTTGTGATCTAGTATCAAACAACTAACACAAAACAGTGTATTTTTTCTGTTCACCTGGGGCTCATATTCATCAGAGAGTAAGATATTCGAAGATTTAACATCTCGATGAATTACTGAATCGGAATCTCTATTATGTAGACAGTCCAGCGCCTCTGCCACGCCCACTGCAACCTTATATCTCTCTTCCCAGCCAAATAGGTTCACATCACTCTTATCACCTAATTTAAGAAAATACACATCAGGCAATACAAAAAGGTTGACTCAATATGGAAACAAAAGTAGAGGATTCTATAGCAATTAGCAAACCATGAAGATTTTCTTCTAAGCTTCCTTTAGGTAAGAAATCATAGACCAGAATTAAATACTCATCTTCAAGGCAAAACCCACAAATAGATATTATGTTTTTGTGATTGATTGTTGTAATGATCTCAATCTCTGCAATAAATTCTTGCAACACATCTTCTGAAGGCTTCAATATCTTCACTGCAATCTCCTTCCCGTCAGGAAGACACCCTCGGTAAACCTGGCTACTGCCTCCTTTCCCAACCACATTTTCTGCAAAACAAGAAGCACACTGTTATAAACATTTGGAACAAACTTTTAATCATCATGAGTCCCAAAACTAAGAAGACATGAAATGCAAGAACAAACCAGGTATGAAGTCAGATGTGGCAGACAGAAGTTCCTGGTAAGTAAACAATCTACAGGTTGTTGAGTATTTCTCAAGAAGGTCTTCCCATTCCTTTGGTAAAAACCTATGGGAAGGTGAACAAGGGGCAGAGGCCGACACATCATCAACTGGAATAATTGCAGTACTCAGATCAGCCAGTTGGTTATCGAGTTGAACAGAGTTATGTCTTTTTCTGTCAGGATGAACAGCCATTGAAGAATGTCGCCTGGGAAATTTCAAAACTCGGCGAACCATTGATGTTTTCCGACTTGGAACCCTATCAGCCTCAggatgctttggtaaaaatgcaCGACGAAGCAAAGGCCATCCAGTGCTCAACCCATGCGCTTCTTGGTCCATAGTTAAATTCTGTCCGGGAGAAGCCTCTGGTTTCTGATATGGTACCAAAGCCAAAGATGTGTCCTCTACAACATTGACATGGGATTCCTCCTCCTCCAAATCGTCACAAGGATAATCCGCCCATAAAGAGATGGGTGCGCAACCCAAGTATCTCTTTATCAAGGTACTCTTTCTAGCAATGACGCCAAGCTTTTCAAAACTATCACACTTGTCCATATCAGGTTCCACAGGTACAATGGCAGAATTCCAATCACCGCCCATTTGTTCTATGTTGTCAAATTCTACTCTGTCATTTAATTGATAGCTTGTCACGTTTCCTGCTCAATCACAATAGGAAAGaaagacaaacatatgaaatCAAAATCCTTCAAAATTAAATTCTTGCAAATTGCGTGGTTGTAATCCCTccgcttttatataatttactCTCATTAATCTCTTCAATCTTCAATATCGAGTAAATACTCTAGGCATTACAATTTATGAA from Silene latifolia isolate original U9 population chromosome 2, ASM4854445v1, whole genome shotgun sequence encodes the following:
- the LOC141642894 gene encoding protein kinase STUNTED-like, translating into MKLVPKSHKNNCNYITSNVENLAGEIGRSSNSGDGRTVVVAVRLDQQSKQLLTWALVKVAQPGDRVLALHVLHSSPQEQSTLVALVKTFDSVLAVYEGFCHLKQVDLKLKVCRGSSLRKILVREAKEFESAIVILGVCKIPHSIRSPTSVAKYCAKKLSNKFSVYAVDNGKVIFHKEAATSCSGNVTSYQLNDRVEFDNIEQMGGDWNSAIVPVEPDMDKCDSFEKLGVIARKSTLIKRYLGCAPISLWADYPCDDLEEEESHVNVVEDTSLALVPYQKPEASPGQNLTMDQEAHGLSTGWPLLRRAFLPKHPEADRVPSRKTSMVRRVLKFPRRHSSMAVHPDRKRHNSVQLDNQLADLSTAIIPVDDVSASAPCSPSHRFLPKEWEDLLEKYSTTCRLFTYQELLSATSDFIPENVVGKGGSSQVYRGCLPDGKEIAVKILKPSEDVLQEFIAEIEIITTINHKNIISICGFCLEDEYLILVYDFLPKGSLEENLHGDKSDVNLFGWEERYKVAVGVAEALDCLHNRDSDSVIHRDVKSSNILLSDEYEPQLADFGLATRVSIVSSHFVSTDVAGTFGYLAPEYFMHGKVTDKVDIYAFGVVLLELLSGRKPIDSSQPKGKESLVMWANLILKEEKQSHLLDPRLDSSDHDHERIERMVLAATLCIRREPQLRPRIGNVLKLLQGDIEVINWAKQHLNKYPVDFDALDVETSPIDIQSHLNLALLGIEADDSASVSSTEPNISLEDYLNGRWSRSSSFD